DNA sequence from the Saccopteryx leptura isolate mSacLep1 chromosome 4, mSacLep1_pri_phased_curated, whole genome shotgun sequence genome:
ACTCAagctcctcccaggttttggcaccaaatgtaaggtattttccaccgAGGAAGAGGAATGTagccaagtgtggacaagcaaaaagctttatttagagtgcatcctgggcgaggttcactggtccacaagacaGGGGACAGGGAAGTTGCACAGCTTCTCCTGcccaggggtaatttatagggatggtagggtggtggtgggtggcaaaatttcattggctgacagacagttgttcttttttaaaatgctcctgggccatttcttttcttttcttttcttttttttacagagacagagagagggataaatagggacagacaggaacggagagagatgagaagcatcaatcattagtcttttttttttaaattttttttaaagattttatttattcattatagagaggagagagagagagaagggggaggagcaggaagcatcaactcccatatatgccttgaccaggcaagcccagggttttgaactggcaacctcagtgtttccaggttgacgctttatccactgtgccaccacaggtcaggctccatttctttttttaaaaattattttttacagggacagagtcagagagagggatagatagaaacagacagacaggaatggagagagatgagaagcatcaatcatcagttttttgttgcgagaccttagttgttcattgattgctttctcatatgtgccttgaccgcgggccttcagcagacggagtgaccccttgcttgagccttgggtccaagttggtgagctttgctcaaaccagatgagcccacgctcaaactggcgacctcggggtctcgaacccgggttctctgcatcccagtctgatgctctatctactgcgccaccgcccggtcaggttggtgagcttttttttgctcaaaccagatgagcccgcgctcaaactggtgacctcggggtctcgaacctgggtccttctgcatcccagtccaatgttctatccattgtgccaccgccaggtcaggctccTGGGACatttcttttggcgggcatgggtgtggctgtttcttttggtggtcatggATGTGGGTGGTTTCGGCCAAAGTCcctggacctggttcctcatgtaatcttcccccattgccaactgattTCACAGTTAACACTGCTTTGGGACCAacagtgttttgttgtttttccatttatttttttttaaattattgattttggagagacacacagaaacatcgatctattcctgctgactggggattgaacccataacctttgtgtattgggacaatgctctaaccaacccaactacccaggccagggctgggacCAATAATGTTTCGAGGTCACTAACATTCAAACACTGAAATACACCTTGTTATAATCTAATAGAGCATAAAATAGAGCTCCAAACACTTAAGGAAGAATCAACCTTCATCCTTTCCAAATAGCAAAAACATCCCTTTTAAACCTCAAATTTTCAATTTTGAGTACTGTTCagagtacttttttaaaaaggtttatgTAAGTATCATCTATTAGGGAAATCTCATTAATTCTACACAGTATCATCATTTTGGAGGAGACTAGGTTGAAGTTTATCTTTGTACTCTCTGTAAACAgctcacaaaaaaacccccaacaaaacCATACTCACCTGTGGCAAAGTCTGGCTTCTTAGAAACAACAAACTGGATCTGCTGCTTCCTTTTTAgcagttaataaataaattctaaatcgACCAGCACACTCAAAGCTACAGGGACTCCAGCAATTATGGCAGATTTTAGTGCTATTGGCTCAGGCAGGTCTCATGCCTTCCTCTTTTTGTTCTTAGTGTTACCTAAACATAATAAGCTTATCTTGAAATTCCGCATAATTTGAACTTGTTTAATTACATGGTACACTCTTTCCCTTTGACAGTACAAATTAGCGAGGTTTTactgtatctttattttttgattataGTGAGTAAAGTTCAAGACAAAATATtccaatattaataaaaatagtatcaaatatcagatttattttttgatgagatGTATGTCACTTCATACACCCTCAGATCTTGATTACAGGTATTCATCTGTGAGTAATATATGTAAGCActaattctgaaataattttatatttaacaggTCAATATCAagcaatataaatgtatttttatttcccagaATCTGAACTACTGTCAAGATAGACCCAAATGAGATTAACACAGTGCTTTTTACTTTATCTTAACACAGCAATTAAATCTGGTAGGAAGATTAAGGCTTGTGTCAACAGACAGTATTTCTACTGGATCTAAAATTCTGATATTACCAGTCCCACTGGGACAGATTTTATGTTAGGTCCCAAGATGGAAATTACATTTCCACTGAATCCACTACATCCACAAGACTGATTCTAAAACAACTGGTTTCATGAGACAGATGTCAGATATAGCTAACAggttaaaaaaatcaagtgatgTGTTGTTTTACACTGATTTTAGGAATAAAATTCATTAAGAGGGACACATTTACCCTTTAAATCTAAAATGATTGTGTAAATTAGATTTCAGCTGAAAGGACAATTTAGCAATTCAGATAAAGCTCCTAGAAACATACCAAAAATAAAGCcagatatatattaagaaatagagTCTATGGAACTTCCATTTATCCTTTAGCCCTAGtttcaattatattttctgaTCCAAAAATCAGAACACATGGTTTGCAAAGGATTTTTCTATGCTACTCCTAGGTGTAAGAGCTAACCTGAGTGATACTTTTACATCGTCATGCCAGACACATAGTAACCTCCAAGCATTTTACTAGTTTAAGCCAAAATGACAGAATATGTGAAATCTCTCTTGTTCCAGACTATCCAGTTAATATGGTCACCAGTCATGGTAACTCTGACTGAGAGCTCTCACTACACTTACTCTCCCAGGAGGGAACTGTGActttcatctcttttctttaGCACCTCTTTCAGGAGGTtacaggagagggggaaagagagagagggagggagggagggagggaggagggagagccaaTCTCTGACCGAAGTCCAAAGGTCCTATGTAGAGATAACTTTGCTACCTACCTCTTCCAAAGAAGTTGAGGACAAAGAGAGTCATAGGGCTACTACAGTGACAATTTAGGGATCCTTCAAATGAAAGATTAATTCCCAATTACACAAGATAACGATCTTACAGTAGGCATGAGTCGGAGAAATCCTTGTGTTGGAAAAATgctatgaacaaataaaaacaatgtgtCAGCAACCACAGGTAAGCAGGCAGAAAATGTGTCAAGCTCAAACCACTCACACCAAATTTCCTGGTTAGTTTATTTTCCCCAATCCATTTTCTTCAGTCCTGCTTTTAAGCCAGGAATGGAAGATTTAATGGCAGGAATGGTGAGACATTTAACAGGAAAGCTTAAAAGGGTTCTactgcacttgaaaaaaaatacctTTGCTTAAAAACACATATATCCAGTGATTAGCAATTAAGATGTGAAAAAATTAACTACTTAGTAGTTAAATTCTACTAATTATCAAAAGTTATGGCCTACTGGGATCAGTAGCACAGCAAAGGGAACTTATACTGCATTTCTTAAAGCCTTTTCTGAATGAATGCTTAACAGGTCTCTTTCAGTGTTAACTGTACTTAAAAcacatttgtttgttcatttaatcTCTGAAATCtcgttttttcttcatttataaagagGAAAGGGTCAATTTATCATTTGCTCAACAACTCTCCAAATTCAATCAAGATTCTGCACAGACTTGTGTGACAAGGACAGGGGGAGTGGAGGAGTAGAGCTGCTTTCTGGAGCAGATTAAACTTGTCCTCATGACATTCAGAGCTTGGACTGCAGTGGCTTTAGGTGCTTGTAGTAAGATTCATGGACCtgcagggaagaagagaagaaatcactGATAAGGAGCTTGCAATGTAAGACAGTATACTTTTACTCAAGAAATTATCAAAATCTTATCTCGATCCTGATCCAAAGAAACTGAAGGGAAGAAACATAAAATTGAGCCAATTGGGAAAATCTAGACATGGGTTAGTTTATGATGTTAAAAAGTTAtcgtttaaattaaaattaatagcccgaccaggtggtgacacagtggatagagcgtcggactgggatgtggaaggacccaggttcgagaccccgaggtcgccagcttgagcgcaggctcatctggcttgagcaaagagctcaccagcttggacccaaggtcgctggctccagcagggggttacttggtctgctgaaggcccatggtcaaggcacatgtgagaaagcaatcaatgaacaactaagaagtcgcaacgcacaacgagaaactgatgattgatgcttctcatctctctccgttcctgtctgtctgtccctatctctgcctctgtaaaaaaaaaaagaaaaaaaaaaagcaatttaaattaaaattaataaaaataaaataatatatagccctggctggttggctaagtagtagagcgtcggcctgccatgcaggagttccgggttcgattcctggtcagggcacacaggagaggcgcccatctgcttctccacccctcctcctctccttcctctctgtctctctcttcccctcccgcagccaaggccccattggagcaaagttggcccgggcactgaggatggctctatggcctctgcctcaggcactagaacggctctggttgcaacagtgacacccagatgggcagagcatcaccccctggtgggcgtgccgggtggatcccggttgggcacatgctggagtctgtctgcctccccatttccaacttcagaaaaatacaaaaaaaaaaaaaaaaaaaagaatatataacttttaaagttTAGATGAGATAAGTCttatgatagatacgtgaattccaaactgccctcttgatgttccacttatctgtcagacctcacccttactggactatcgcccctgaggcagaggaattccaagaagctggcaagccccccaagaaggagcactggacacaccaggacttttgcctcagtatcccctcaggctctcccaaacactatataatttgcccctagtctgtaaccggtgctcttctcagCAGAAGTGCCTggtagggttcctttcttcctttcaataaagcctgttactctggtctttcggactcccatggattccaacctcttaaatttgtttttatttaatgcatATTTTGAATTAATCTTATATCTTTAATCTTagaatataaattttgattaataGTCACAAATACAGTCTATTAAAAATTTGTAGCTCtttgtcggactgggacacagaagacccaggttcgaggcccagaggtcaccagcttgagcccagggttgctggcttgagcaaggggacactgggtctgctgtagccccttggtcagggcacagatgagaaagcaatcactgaacaactaaggtgctgcaacaaagaattgatgcttctcgtctctctcccttccagtccgtctgtccctatctgtccctctctgactctgtcatagacacataaaaaaaattgtagctcttctctacaaaaaataaaaaaacatacacacacaaaaaataaaaaaaaatttaaaaaatctttaatttacTTAGATGTGAGAATGGTATTGTGATTATTATGTTTCTAAAAAGAATCTTGTATTTTAGAGGTACATACTGAAATATCTATGGATAAAATTATCTCAATCTtggatttgtttcaaaataatcctcaggaagagggtgggggttgggagtTTCAGATGAAACCTACTGGCCACGAGTAGACAGTTGTCAAAGCACAACAAAGGACACAGGAGCTGTGTTACAGTATTCTACTTCtgtatatgtttgaaaatttcaattaGTTGCTCAAAGGTTATTCCTGTCttaatatttatctattttttccattgattttttaaGAGAATGCGGGgggtgcagagacagagaaagaagcatcaacttgttgttcctcttagttgtgcacccattggttACTTCTCATTCATGCCCTGACCGaactcaaaccagcaaactcggGGTCAAGCCTATGCCCTCCAGAGAGAGCCagtgacccaggaccaaaccagCGAAGTTGGtcctccaggatgatgctctatccgctgtgccactgtcAGGGCCTggcataatatttatttatttatttatttattcatttatttttacagagacagaaagtcagagagagggatagacaggggcagataggaacaaagagagatgagaagcatcaatcattagtttttcattgcaatgcttagttgttcattgattgctttctcatatgtgccttgactgtggggctacagcagactgagtaagccttagctcgagccagtgaccttgggtccaagctggtgagctttgccaaaccagatgagcctgtgctcaagttagtgacctcgggctcttgaacctgggtcctccacttcccagtccgatgctctatccactgcgccaccacctggtcaggcatgtcatAATACTTAAATGaagagacctgtggtggcgcagtggataaaatgtcgacgtggaacgctgaggtcactggttcaaaattctgggcttgcctggtcatggcacatacgggaattgatgcttcctgctcctccccccttctctctctctcctctcaaaaatgaattaagtcttaaaattgttttaaatttatttttgtgacagagagagacagagagagggacagatagggacagacaggaagggagagagacaagaagcatcaattttttgttgtggcaccttagttgttcattgattactttctcatatgtgctttgactgagggcctacagcagaccgagtaaccccttgctcaagccagcgaccttgggctcaagctggtgtcctagtctgacgctctatcctctgcgccactgcatggtcaagcttaaaaacttttttttctaaataaaggaaaatttcaAAAGGTGAAAAGACATTGTTTTCTTTACCTCTGCTTTGTTCAGTGGGGATGTCTTGGCCCACTCAAACAAGTTTTCATAAACATTCCCGTCATAACGGCCAAGCACAGAGCCCAGTGACGCATCCCGAAAATCAAATGCATCAACCAAAGCAACAGCATCTGGGCGAATCGCAGTCAATAGCTCCTTCATGCGCTGGTGTACTTGGGTAATCTGAGAGTCTGTCAGGATGCTCTCCTGGAAGAACAAAACAAGCAAATGACATATATGTCTGTCTGTATaacatatagatagatatattatACACAAGCATGATTATAGAGCAGACCACAATTATTTTTCTACCAAAACAAGGCTTTAACTTAGAAAAATactgacctggccctggccggttggctcagtggtagagtgtcggcctggtgtgcagaagtcccgggttcgattcctggccagggcacacaggagaggcgcccatctgcttctccacccctccccctctccttcctctctgtctctctcttcccctcccgcagctaaggctccattggagcaaagatggcccaggcgctggggatggctctgtggcctctgcctcaggtgctagagtggctctggtcgcaacatagcgacgcccaggatgggcagagcatcgccccctggagggcagagcgttgccccctggtgggcgtgccgggtggatcccggtcgggcgcatgcgggagtctgtctgtctctccccgtttccagcttcagaaaaaacaacaacaacaacaaacccaaacaaacaaacaaacaaaaaagaaaaatactgaccTGCAGAAAATCCCCTGCCTTCTGACTGATTCCATACAGAGAATACAAGAGGCATAAATTCCTTAAGACAGCTTGGACAGATCTGTCTTGAATTTTGAGGAGTTGTTCTGAAAAGAGCTTAACTACCACATAGTGGCAATGTGCCTAGGGAAAAAGTAAACACCAGAGTGTGAGAACCTTTGAAAAAGCCTCTACAGCACAGGAATAGGGTTTCTGCACTAAGAAaatgaggggaggtggaggagtaaATAgtgaaggaggggagacagaactATCACTGACCTCACTTGCTCGAACAAGGTCAACGGAAGTTAGGTTCCATGCTACCTCCTTGCTTTTTCTGTGACTCACTTCAGTTTGAAGGTTTTTCGCAGCCATTTCTACTAATCTgttaagaaatgaaagaaaagtgaagCTTAGAAGAAGTAATGAATGGTGCTCACACCTTCTTCCTATTCCCTTGGGCTCCTCGCCTGAGGCCCCACAGCCGCTCTTCCAGCGCAGGAGGTGAGCTCACCTGGCTGCACGAAGTTTATAGGCTTCTGTGAGGCCCTCGGGGCTGTTGATGTCCACCCCAGCTGGCCAGACTGCCACCTGCTGTGGCTGGATGCGTTGACTCTGCAGGTCATTCAGGTAGGACACCATGCCACACACCAACTTTCCCGAGTGCACCTGGTCAAAACTTTTCATCAGGAACCTAAAAATCATCAGTTTGCATGCTTTCAGTAACTCTGCTTCTCGTGAGAcagaaataaaatcttcaaaaggcTTTAAGTTATGTGACAGGTGTTTCATACTTGCTAGTCTAACCACAAGATAACAGTGGGTCTGGATAGAAGACAAAATGATGTCTTTCAGGAACAAATATAATGTGAAAACAAACACGGTAACAGAAACTGATGAAAAGGCcttgaacattctttttttttttacagagtcagagagagggatagacagacaggaacagagagatgagaagcatcaatcattagttttttgttgcgtgttgcgactccttagttgttcactgattgctttctcatatgtgccttgactgcgggccttcagcagactgagtaaccccttgctggagccagcgaccctggatcccagctggtgagctttttgctcaagccagatgagcccgcgctcaaggtgcggacctcagggtcttgaacctgggtccttccacatcctagtccgacgctctatccactgcgccaccgcctggtcaggcgccttgAACATTCTTATTAATAGATAACAGTAATCATGAATTAAGATTCTCACCGGGCTGTCTGTAGCATCATGACAGTGTTTTCTCCCTCAAAGGTGCAGGTTGGGGTAAAAGTGACGTAAATATTTGGAAGACCACTGCAATGAGAATAGCCATGGCCGCCACAAGCCATCCGACATGCTTCTATAGCAGCATTAGCTGTCCAGGAGGTGAAGGCCTTCATCCCGGCGCTAAGAGCATGGAGCTGAGGGGAAAGCACAGGTCATTAGAACATCTGTACTGCTAGTTCCAGTTCCATGAGAACACAAACCCTCCTCTAACAGCGCCAGTCATTTTCAAAACCACTTGCCACGCATGGAACTGAAGCAGCATGGTGATCTAATTGGCCTGAGTTAATACCATTCCCACACTCCCTTCTTAACTGTTCTACTTGACAAAAAGCCACCACTGATGTTCCCTTGGTTAACAAATGACCAACATGTCACAGCACTTCTGAAACGTAAAGACAAAACTCACATCTTCATATCTAAtccactttcttattttttttttttttttattgatttttttagagagagagaggagtgagagagagagagagacagagagagacagagagaagggggaggagcaggaagcatcaactcccatatgtgccttgaccaggcaagcccaaggtttggaatcggcgacctcagtgttccaggtcgatgctttatcccactgcgccaccacaggtcaggcctctaatcCACTTTCAATCAGAAAAATTTCAGGATCTTCTGAGAATACATGGGCTGTTCAAGAAATCCCAATGTGTAGTTTTCTCTGGACACTGTCTATCAGGCAAACATGAAACAGAGGAGAGCCCACCAGTTAAAGAGACTAAACACATACCTCGGGCAGTTCACTCAGGTCCCCGTGACCAATGTCTTCATTAATCCGATGATAGGTCTCCTTCATGTAGTCACCCACAAAATGGAAGGCATAGGCAGTGGCCAGGAGTGGAAAGAGTTTATACTGCTGGGTTTGAAAATCCAAAATCTGTGGTTCTGGTTCACTAAAGTATatagaaaaaggggggaaaaattaaacacacatacagaacttactctgtgccaggtttAGTCTAAGCACTTTGATATATTAACTTATTTGTCATAAAGACCTTGAGAGGTAGCACTTactacccccattttacagatgtgaaaaacTAGAGGTCAAGGCGCTGCCCACAGCCATGcaactagtaagtggcagatCCCTGATTTACATTGAGGCTATTTGGCTACAGAACATGTTTCTAACTACCATGTTAAACTGCGTTAGGTGGACAGAATTTCCTAGTTGTAAAGTTCacatctttctttgtctttctagtATGACTAAGGAAACTTTATCTTATAACAGCAATGTACAAAACCCAAGTTAGATAACTTCATAGGACAAAGGCAATGTTAAAGACATCTAACCCACTCACTAGATGGCTGAATAAACTATATTTTGACCACAATTATGGAGAAGACCCAATGTGGAGAGTTAAATATCTGAAGTCTAAGATCTGTTCTTATcaatttctttattccttctttaAGAATGAAAAGGTTATCAGGGGGTTATGCCCAGGTGAAAGGCAGCAGTAGGAATAAACTAAGCGTATGAACACAATAGGGAATCAAGGTTAATTTCACTTTCACCATGCCCAATTTGTAGTTGTTAGTAGGAATTAGAATTTTCAAACTGCCTTCAATATTTTGAACATTTCATGTATAGAGCTCAAGTAGTAttattctttcctgtttttcttagaatgttaaaaataataaggtGGTATTCTCATCTATCcacttaaaaaaaggaagtctcaccctggctagatagctcagttgggttaGCACATTGTCCTGAAgtacggaggttgccagtttgatccccggtcagagcacatacaggaacagattaatgttcctgtctttctctctttcccctttcctctcttgccaaaaccaacaaatttttttttaaaaaagaggaagtgtagcctggcctgaggtggcacagtagatagaaccttgacctggaatgctggggtcgccagttcaaaaccctgggctacccagtcaaggcatatacaacaatcaatgaacaactatgagttgacacttcttgtcccccctcttcctctctctgtaaaatcaataaatgaaatctttaaaaaaaaaagaaaaagaaaaggaggtctAGGTTCAAAGTAGCAGACCCAGTACACTGCCATCTTAATTTTATAGCCAATGCATCTTTTCTATACCACATTAGAGAATTTTGATATTTGAAAGGGCTCAAAGCCAGGTCCTCAGGAACGAGCCCACCTCAGACTCCATTCATCCTTACCCAGGTTTGATCTCAGACTGGTGCCTTACGGCACTGTAGCGGATGGCAATGGTGCATGCCTTCGCCAGACACCGAGCAGCTTCCCCTACAAGGACAGACCTGATAAACACCATGGTCCCGTAGGTCAGCTTGTTACTCATGGGCTTCACGTATGTGCCATCAGGCTTCACCTGGAAAAAGGACATGGGACTAATGCTTCcttctgtttaaaaataagaGGCCAGTCtagcctgtagtggcacagtggacagagtgttggcctggaatacttgaggtcgccagtttggaaccctgggcttgcctggtcaaggcacataagggagttgatgcttcctgctctctctctgtctctctctctctcttttctaaaatgaattaaaaaaatatatatagtggggggaatgtattcggtgggaca
Encoded proteins:
- the ACOX1 gene encoding peroxisomal acyl-coenzyme A oxidase 1 isoform X2: MAVTMNQDLRRERAAASFIPELLTHILDGSPEKTRRRREIENLILNDPDFQHEDLNFLSRSQRYEVAVRKSATMVKKIREFGISDPDEIMWFKNFVHRGPSPLDLHLGMFLPTLLHQATAEQQERFFMHAWNFEIIGTYAQTEMGHGTHLRGLETTATYDPETQEFILNSPTVTSIKWWPGGLGKTSNHAIVLAQLYTKGKCYGLHAFIVPIREIGTHKPLPGITVGDIGPKFGYDEVDNGYLKMDHYRIPRENMLMKHAQVKPDGTYVKPMSNKLTYGTMVFIRSVLVGEAARCLAKACTIAIRYSAVRHQSEIKPGEPEPQILDFQTQQYKLFPLLATAYAFHFVGDYMKETYHRINEDIGHGDLSELPELHALSAGMKAFTSWTANAAIEACRMACGGHGYSHCSGLPNIYVTFTPTCTFEGENTVMMLQTARFLMKSFDQVHSGKLVCGMVSYLNDLQSQRIQPQQVAVWPAGVDINSPEGLTEAYKLRAARLVEMAAKNLQTEVSHRKSKEVAWNLTSVDLVRASEAHCHYVVVKLFSEQLLKIQDRSVQAVLRNLCLLYSLYGISQKAGDFLQESILTDSQITQVHQRMKELLTAIRPDAVALVDAFDFRDASLGSVLGRYDGNVYENLFEWAKTSPLNKAEVHESYYKHLKPLQSKL
- the ACOX1 gene encoding peroxisomal acyl-coenzyme A oxidase 1 isoform X1 translates to MAVTMNQDLRRERAAASFIPELLTHILDGSPEKTRRRREIENLILNDPDFQHEDLNFLSRSQRYEVAVRKSATMVKKIREFGISDPDEIMWFKKLHMSNFPEPVGLNFSMFIPTLLNQGTTAQQEKWLLSSKGLEIIGTYTQTELGHGTHLRGLETTATYDPETQEFILNSPTVTSIKWWPGGLGKTSNHAIVLAQLYTKGKCYGLHAFIVPIREIGTHKPLPGITVGDIGPKFGYDEVDNGYLKMDHYRIPRENMLMKHAQVKPDGTYVKPMSNKLTYGTMVFIRSVLVGEAARCLAKACTIAIRYSAVRHQSEIKPGEPEPQILDFQTQQYKLFPLLATAYAFHFVGDYMKETYHRINEDIGHGDLSELPELHALSAGMKAFTSWTANAAIEACRMACGGHGYSHCSGLPNIYVTFTPTCTFEGENTVMMLQTARFLMKSFDQVHSGKLVCGMVSYLNDLQSQRIQPQQVAVWPAGVDINSPEGLTEAYKLRAARLVEMAAKNLQTEVSHRKSKEVAWNLTSVDLVRASEAHCHYVVVKLFSEQLLKIQDRSVQAVLRNLCLLYSLYGISQKAGDFLQESILTDSQITQVHQRMKELLTAIRPDAVALVDAFDFRDASLGSVLGRYDGNVYENLFEWAKTSPLNKAEVHESYYKHLKPLQSKL
- the ACOX1 gene encoding peroxisomal acyl-coenzyme A oxidase 1 isoform X3, with protein sequence MAAFLQRTRDNWHLHPDGIGPRFVHRGPSPLDLHLGMFLPTLLHQATAEQQERFFMHAWNFEIIGTYAQTEMGHGTHLRGLETTATYDPETQEFILNSPTVTSIKWWPGGLGKTSNHAIVLAQLYTKGKCYGLHAFIVPIREIGTHKPLPGITVGDIGPKFGYDEVDNGYLKMDHYRIPRENMLMKHAQVKPDGTYVKPMSNKLTYGTMVFIRSVLVGEAARCLAKACTIAIRYSAVRHQSEIKPGEPEPQILDFQTQQYKLFPLLATAYAFHFVGDYMKETYHRINEDIGHGDLSELPELHALSAGMKAFTSWTANAAIEACRMACGGHGYSHCSGLPNIYVTFTPTCTFEGENTVMMLQTARFLMKSFDQVHSGKLVCGMVSYLNDLQSQRIQPQQVAVWPAGVDINSPEGLTEAYKLRAARLVEMAAKNLQTEVSHRKSKEVAWNLTSVDLVRASEAHCHYVVVKLFSEQLLKIQDRSVQAVLRNLCLLYSLYGISQKAGDFLQESILTDSQITQVHQRMKELLTAIRPDAVALVDAFDFRDASLGSVLGRYDGNVYENLFEWAKTSPLNKAEVHESYYKHLKPLQSKL